In one window of Macaca thibetana thibetana isolate TM-01 chromosome 5, ASM2454274v1, whole genome shotgun sequence DNA:
- the TLR10 gene encoding toll-like receptor 10 — protein MRLIRNIYIFCSIVMTVEGEAPELPEERELMTNCSNMSLRKVPADLTPATTTLDLSYNLLFQLQSSDFHSVSKLKVLILRHNRIQQLNLKTFEFNKELKYLDLSNNRLKSVTWYLLAGLRYLDLSFNDFDTMPICEEAGNMSHLEILGLSGAKIQKSDFQKIAHLHLNSVFLGFRTLSHYEEGSLPILNTTKLHIVLPMDTNFWVLLRDGIKTSKILEMTNIDGKSQFVSYEMQRNISLENAKTSVLLLNKVDLLWDDLFHILQFVWHTSVEHFQIQNVTFGGKAYLDHNSFDYSNTVMRTIKLEHVHFRVFYIQQDNIYLLLTKMDIENLTISNAQMPHMLFPNYPTKFQYLNFANNILTDELFKRTIQLPHLKTLLLNSNKLETLSLVSCFANNTPLEHLDLSQNLLQHKNDENCSWPETVVNMNLSYNKLSDSVFRCLPKGIQILDLNNNQIQTVPKETIHLMALRELNIAFNFLTDLPGCSHFSRLSILNVEMNLILSPSLDFVQSCQEVKTLNAGRNPFRCTCELKNFIQLETYSEVMMVGWSDSYTCEYPLNLRGTRLKDVHLPELSCNTALLIVTIVVIMLVLGLAVAFCCLHFDLPWYFRMLGQCTQTWHRVRKTTQEQLMRNVRFHAFISYSEHDSLWVKNELIPNLEKEDGSILICLYERYFDPGKSISENIVSFIEKSYKSIFVLSPNFVQNEWCHYEFYFAYHNLFHENSDHIILILLEPIPFYCIPTRCHKLKTLLEKKAYLEWPKDRRKCGLFWANLRVAINVNISATREMYELQTFTELNEESRGSTVSLMRTDCL, from the coding sequence ATGAGACTCATCagaaacatttacatattttgtagTATTGTTATGACAGTAGAGGGCGAGGCTCCAGAGCTGCCAGAAGAAAGGGAACTGATGACCAACTGCTCCAACATGTCTCTAAGAAAGGTTCCCGCAGACTTGACCCCAGCCACAACCACACTGGATTTATCCTATAACCTCCTTTTTCAACTCCAGAGTTCAGATTTTCATTCTGTCTCCAAACTGAAAGTTTTGATTCTACGCCATAACAGAATTCAACAGCTGAATCTCAAAACCTTTGAATTCAACAAGGagttaaaatatttagatttgtCTAATAACAGACTGAAGAGCGTAACTTGGTATTTACTGGCAGGTCTCAGGTATTTAGATCTTTCTTTTAATGACTTTGACACCATGCCTATCTGTGAGGAAGCTGGCAACATGTCACACCTGGAAATCCTAGGTTTGAGTggggcaaaaatacaaaaatcagatttCCAGAAAATTGCTCATCTGCATCTAAATAGTGTCTTCTTAGGATTCAGAACTCTTTCTCATTATGAAGAAGGTAGCCTGCCCATCTTAAACACGACAAAACTGCACATTGTTTTACCAATGGACACAAATTTCTGGGTTCTTTTGCGTGATGGAATCAAGActtcaaaaatattagaaatgacaaatataGATGGCAAAAGCCAATTTGTAAGTTATGAAATGCAACGAAATATTAGTTTAGAAAATGCTAAGACATCAGTTCTATTACTTAATAAAGTTGATTTACTCTGGGATGACCTTTTCCATATCTTACAATTTGTTTGGCATACATCAGTGGAACACTTTCAGATCCAAAATGTGACTTTTGGTGGTAAGGCTTATCTTGACCACAATTCATTTGACTACTCAAATACTGTAATGAGAACTATAAAATTGGAGCATGTACATTTCAGAGTGTTTTACATTCAACAGGATAACATCTATTTGCTTTTGACCAAAATGGACATAGAAAACCTGACAATATCAAATGCACAAATGCCACATATGCTTTTCCCTAATTATCCTACAAAATTCCAATATTTAAATTTTGCCAATAATATCTTAACAGACGAGTTGTTTAAAAGAACTATCCAACTGCCTCACTTGAAAACTCTCCTTTTGAATAGCAATAAACTGGAGACACTTTCTTTAGTGAGTTGCTTTGCTAACAACACACCCTTGGAACACTTGGATCTGAGTCAAAATCTATTACaacataaaaatgatgaaaattgcTCATGGCCAGAAACTGTGGTCAACATGAATCTGTCATACAATAAATTGTCTGATTCTGTCTTCAGGTGCTTGCCCAAAGGTATTCAAATACTTGACCTAAATAATAACCAAATCCAAACTGTACCTAAAGAGACTATTCATCTGATGGCCTTACGAGAGCtaaatattgcttttaatttCCTAACTGATCTCCCTGGGTGCAGTCATTTCAGTAGACTTTCAATTCTGAACGTTGAAATGAACTTAATTCTCAGCCCATCTCTGGATTTTGTTCAGAGCTGCCAGGAAGTTAAGACTCTAAATGCGGGAAGAAATCCATTCCGGTGTACTTGtgaattaaaaaatttcattCAGCTTGAAACATATTCAGAGGTCATGATGGTTGGATGGTCAGATTCTTACACCTGTGAATACCCTTTAAACCTAAGGGGCACTCGGTTAAAAGATGTTCATCTCCCTGAACTATCTTGCAACACAGCTCTGTTGATTGTCACCATTGTGGTTATCATGCTAGTTCTGGGGTTGGCTGTGGCCTTCTGCTGTCTCCACTTTGATCTGCCCTGGTATTTCAGGATGTTAGGTCAAtgcacacaaacatggcacagGGTTAGGAAGACAACTCAAGAACAACTCATGAGAAATGTCCGATTCCACGCATTTATTTCATACAGTGAACATGATTCTCTGTGGGTGAAGAATGAATTGATCCCCAATCTAGAGAAAGAAGATGGTTCTATCTTGATTTGCCTTTATGAAAGATACTTTGACCCTGGCAAGAGCATTAGTGAAAATATTGTAAGCTTCATTGAGAAAAGCTATAAGTCCATCTTTGTTTTGTCTCCCAACTTTGTCCAGAATGAGTGGTGCCATTATGAATTCTACTTTGCCTACCACAATCTCTTCCATGAAAATTCTGATCATATAATTCTTATCTTACTGGAACCCATTCCATTCTACTGCATTCCCACAAGGTGTCATAAATTGAAAACTCTCCTGGAAAAAAAAGCATACTTGGAATGGCCCAAGGATAGGCGTAAATGTGGGCTTTTCTGGGCAAACCTTCGAGTTGCTATTAATGTTAACATATCAGCCACCAGAGAAATGTATGAACTGCAGACATTCACAGAGTTAAATGAAGAGTCTCGAGGTTCTACAGTCTCTCTGATGAGAACAGACTGTCTATAA